In the genome of Streptomyces sp. Tu 3180, the window GGCGAGGTTGACGGTGCCGTCGTCGTTCTCGGTGGTCAGCAGGACCACGGGGGTGCCGAAGTAGAGGATGCTCGGCCGGACCACTCGGTGGGTGTCGATCGTCATGCCCCGGGACGCTAGGGGCGGAACACTTCGGTGCCCGTCGAAGTGTCCTCCGCCGGTGACGGAGGGGCGACCGGCCCGTGGAGCGGCACCGCCCTCCGGGCGGCCCGGAGGGCCGGGTGAGAGCGGGCCCACGGCGGCACCGGAAGCCGCGGCCGTGGCGGTGGAACGGTTCCGCCTCCGCCGGCGTCGTCCCTCTCCAGGGGCGCGGCGGCCGTGCCCCGGGGAGGGGGACCGGGTGCGCACGGGCGGCTTCGCCGAGTGGACAAGGCGGTTCGAGGACGAGCTGGCGCGCAGGCACGCCCAGGGGGACCCGGACTGGGGGCAGGGCGCGACGCTGCACCCGGCGGTGTGGGCCAGTGTCCAGCGCTTCCAGGTCGGCGAGGACGGTGACGGCGCCAACCTGGTCGGCAAGGCCGACGAGGCCGGCGACGGCGACTACGCGCGGGCGGTCCGGCTCTTCGTCGCCGAGGAGCAGAACCACGCCCGCCTCCTCGCCCGGTTGCTGGCCGCGGGCGGCGTACCGACGCTGGCCGGTCACTGGAGCGACACGGTCTTCGTACGGCTGCGGCGCCTCCTGGGCCTGCGCACGGAACTGCTGATGCTGATGATCGCGGAAGTGGTGGCACTGCGTTACTACCGGGCCCTGCACGAGGGCGCCGACGACTCGCTCACCTCGGACGTGGCGGGACGGATCCTCGCCGACGAGCAGCGCCACGTCCCGTTCCACTGCGAGCGGCTGCACGCCTCCCTGGCGGAGCTGCCCCGCGCGGCGCGCCGCCCGGTGATGGCCCTGTGGCGACTCCTCCTGCTCGCGGTCTCCCTCGTCGTCGCCGTCGACCACGGTCCGGCGCTGCGACGACTCGGCCTCGGGCGCCTGCGCTTCACGGCCGAGGTCGCCGCCTCGTCCGGTGCGGTCGTCTCCGCGGTGCTGGCGCCCCGCCCGGACGCGTGAACGGGCACGGGCCGACAGCACGGACGGCCCACCGCTTCCCGCCCGCCTCCCGGGGGGGAGGGGCTGGGATGCCGGACCGGTGGCCCGCGTCTTCGGGGACCGGCGGGGTGGACCGGGGCCTCCCCGGACCGGCCGGGACCGGGTGGAACTCGTCCCCCGAACGGTCCCGCCCCGCGGGCGGCGGGTCCGTCCGGCCCCAGCCCCGGGGCGAGGGCCCCCTGACGCCCGCCGAGCGCTCCGCGCTGCGCGGGCACCGGGGGGCGGCGGGGCGTGGACGCCGGCGGGCAGGCCGCCGGACGCCGGGGCGCCGGGCCGGAACGCCGTTCAGCGGCGGATGAGGCCGAGGCCGGTGGCGGTGGCGACGGCGGCGGTGCGTGAGTCGACGCCGAGCTTGGCGTAGACGCGGGCCAGGTGGGACTTGACGGTGCCCTCGGTCAGGTGGAGCCGGTGGCCGACGGCCTGGTTGGACAGGCCCTCGGCGACCAGCGCGAGGACTTCGGTCTCGCGCCGGGTCAGTGCGGTGCCCGGCGTGCGCAGCCGGTTCACGAGCCGGTCGGCGACCGCGGGGGCCAGGGCGGTGCGCCCGGCGGCGGCGGTGCGCACGGCGGCGGCCAGGTCCTCGGGAGGGGCGTCCTTGAGGAGGTAGCCGGTGGCGCCGGCCTCGATGGCGGGGAGGGTGTCGGCGTCCGAGTCGTAGGTGGTGACGACCAGGACGCGGGGGGCGCCCGGCCGGGCGGTGATCCGGGCGGTGGCCTCGGCGCCGCCCATTCCCCTGCCGAACTGCAGGTCCATCAGCACGACGTCCACGTCGCCCTCGGCGGCGCGGGCGACGGCCTCCTCGGCGGTGGCCGCCTCGGCCACCACGGTGAGGCCGGGTTCGGTCTCCAGCACGGCGCGCAGCCCGGCCCGCACCACGGGGTGGTCGTCGGCCAGGAGGAGGCGGATGGGGGTGTCGGTCACGGGCGGGCCTCGGGTTCGCGTGCGGGGGCGGGTGCGGGTGCGGGTGCGGGGTCGGACTCGGGGCCGGCGTCGGCAGCGGGCTCCGGCTCCGGCTCCGGCTCCGGTTCCGGTTCCGGTTTCGGCTCCGGCCCGGTCTCCGGGTTCCCCGTCGGCTCCGGCTCGGTCCCGGCGGGGGAGAGGGGCAGCCGGGCGGTCAGGGCGGTGCCCCGTCCGGGGGCGGACACGAGGGTGAGGGTGCCGCCGAGCGCGTGCGTCCGGGCGCGCATGGCGGCCAGCCCGAAGCCGCCGC includes:
- a CDS encoding ferritin-like domain-containing protein, with product MRTGGFAEWTRRFEDELARRHAQGDPDWGQGATLHPAVWASVQRFQVGEDGDGANLVGKADEAGDGDYARAVRLFVAEEQNHARLLARLLAAGGVPTLAGHWSDTVFVRLRRLLGLRTELLMLMIAEVVALRYYRALHEGADDSLTSDVAGRILADEQRHVPFHCERLHASLAELPRAARRPVMALWRLLLLAVSLVVAVDHGPALRRLGLGRLRFTAEVAASSGAVVSAVLAPRPDA
- a CDS encoding response regulator transcription factor — its product is MTDTPIRLLLADDHPVVRAGLRAVLETEPGLTVVAEAATAEEAVARAAEGDVDVVLMDLQFGRGMGGAEATARITARPGAPRVLVVTTYDSDADTLPAIEAGATGYLLKDAPPEDLAAAVRTAAAGRTALAPAVADRLVNRLRTPGTALTRRETEVLALVAEGLSNQAVGHRLHLTEGTVKSHLARVYAKLGVDSRTAAVATATGLGLIRR